From the Bacillus tuaregi genome, one window contains:
- a CDS encoding DUF6501 family protein translates to MIHLDWHERKTIKTVKCIHTDAKKYIVNRVLTPGKSYEVKNETEEFYFIIDNSGKVGGFYKDYFEQA, encoded by the coding sequence ATGATTCATTTAGACTGGCACGAACGAAAAACAATAAAAACGGTAAAATGTATACATACGGATGCCAAAAAATATATTGTCAACCGCGTGCTGACACCTGGGAAAAGCTATGAGGTGAAAAATGAAACGGAAGAGTTTTATTTCATTATCGATAATAGTGGTAAAGTAGGTGGCTTTTACAAGGATTATTTCGAACAGGCATAA
- the sda gene encoding sporulation histidine kinase inhibitor Sda yields the protein MKIMSNEQLIVSYRDALKSGNDKDWIRVLQGEIKKRGLKPIIN from the coding sequence ATGAAAATTATGAGTAATGAACAGTTAATTGTCTCGTATCGTGATGCATTGAAGTCAGGTAATGATAAAGATTGGATTAGAGTATTACAGGGAGAAATAAAAAAACGTGGCTTAAAACCCATTATAAATTAA
- a CDS encoding methionine biosynthesis PLP-dependent protein encodes MYKTDTKLAQIGNRSEETTGTVSAPVYFSTAYRHAGIGQSTGFDYSRTANPTRQVLEEAIADLEGGDRGYACSSGMAAILTILSLFQAGDEWVVSKDLYGGTYRILEEGFKKWGLRCRYTNTSDVHNIEKEITPQTKAIFIETPTNPLMEQTDISEAARIAKKHNILLIVDNTFYTPILQQPIALGADIVIHSATKYLGGHNDVLAGLIVAKGIELCDAIAKYHNTVGAVLSPFDSWLLMRGMKTLALRMERHEKNAKAIVEFLKEHDSITDVLYPGHGGMLSFRIQSEKWVNPFLQKLNLICFAESLGGVESFITYPTTQKHADIPEEVRIETGVDNRLLRFSVGIENVEDLIKDLTQALAAVKKEIVIYE; translated from the coding sequence ATGTATAAAACAGATACAAAGTTAGCGCAAATTGGCAATAGAAGTGAAGAAACTACTGGTACCGTTAGTGCACCTGTTTATTTTTCAACTGCCTATCGTCATGCTGGCATCGGTCAGTCAACCGGATTTGATTATAGTCGAACAGCCAATCCTACGAGACAAGTTTTAGAAGAAGCGATAGCAGATTTAGAGGGCGGGGACCGCGGCTATGCATGTAGCTCCGGAATGGCGGCTATTTTAACCATTCTTTCACTGTTTCAAGCTGGAGACGAGTGGGTTGTTTCGAAAGATTTATATGGCGGTACCTATCGCATCCTTGAGGAAGGCTTTAAAAAGTGGGGGCTGCGATGTCGTTATACCAACACTAGTGACGTTCATAATATTGAAAAAGAAATCACACCTCAAACAAAAGCGATCTTTATTGAAACTCCGACAAACCCTCTTATGGAACAAACGGATATTTCTGAAGCTGCCCGGATTGCCAAAAAACACAATATTTTATTGATTGTTGATAATACATTTTATACACCTATCCTACAACAGCCAATTGCGCTCGGAGCAGATATTGTTATTCATAGCGCAACAAAATATCTAGGCGGTCATAATGATGTTCTCGCAGGCTTAATTGTTGCCAAAGGAATCGAGCTTTGTGATGCCATTGCTAAATATCATAATACTGTAGGCGCAGTGTTAAGTCCGTTTGATTCATGGCTGTTAATGCGCGGGATGAAAACTCTTGCATTACGAATGGAACGTCATGAGAAAAACGCCAAAGCCATTGTCGAATTTTTAAAAGAGCACGATAGCATAACAGATGTTCTATATCCAGGTCATGGCGGGATGCTATCATTTCGTATCCAAAGTGAAAAGTGGGTAAACCCTTTTCTACAAAAATTAAACTTAATTTGTTTTGCAGAAAGCCTTGGCGGAGTGGAAAGCTTTATCACCTACCCTACTACTCAAAAACATGCCGACATCCCTGAAGAGGTTCGTATCGAAACAGGCGTTGATAATCGTTTATTACGGTTCTCAGTAGGCATTGAAAACGTCGAAGATCTTATCAAGGATTTAACACAAGCACTGGCTGCTGTCAAAAAGGAGATTGTTATTTATGAATGA
- the metC gene encoding cystathionine beta-lyase yields MNEPYTFQTNLLHNKHKIDPTTGAVSVAIQHASTFHQKEIDSFGKFDYSRSGNPTREALEEVIAELEDGYRGFAFSSGMAAISTAFMLLSKDDHVVISEDVYGGTFRMVSQVLTRFGISHTFVDMTDLEAINKAVQPNTKLFYVETPSNPLLKVTDIKAVSDLAKKHNALTFVDNTFLTPAIQKPLTLGADIVLHSATKFLSGHSDVVAGLAVVKDPALAEKLYFLQNSFGAVLGVQDAWLVLRGLKTLHVRLEHSVKAAERLANFFAGHPLVNKVYYPGLKEHPQYDIHHSQAASAGAVLSFELRDEDVFRTFVENVEIPVFAVSLGAVESILSYPAKMSHAAMPAEERAQRGITNSLLRLSVGLENPEDLIKDFSNALEKVKQTNLNDDRG; encoded by the coding sequence ATGAATGAGCCATATACATTTCAAACTAATTTACTTCACAATAAACATAAAATAGACCCAACCACTGGCGCTGTTAGTGTCGCAATTCAACATGCTTCAACTTTTCACCAAAAAGAAATTGATTCATTTGGAAAATTCGATTATAGTCGAAGCGGAAACCCCACTAGAGAAGCATTGGAGGAAGTGATTGCAGAATTAGAGGACGGGTATCGTGGATTTGCCTTTTCTTCCGGAATGGCCGCTATATCAACTGCCTTCATGTTACTTTCTAAGGATGATCATGTTGTCATCTCTGAGGATGTATATGGTGGTACCTTCCGTATGGTTTCCCAGGTACTAACCCGTTTTGGAATCAGTCATACATTTGTTGATATGACTGACCTTGAAGCGATTAATAAGGCTGTCCAGCCAAATACAAAGCTGTTTTATGTAGAGACTCCCTCCAATCCATTACTGAAAGTAACCGATATTAAAGCGGTGAGTGATTTGGCAAAGAAACATAATGCCCTTACCTTTGTCGATAATACGTTTTTAACGCCAGCCATTCAAAAGCCGCTTACACTTGGAGCTGACATTGTCCTTCATAGTGCGACTAAATTTTTATCCGGACACAGTGACGTGGTTGCAGGCTTGGCAGTTGTAAAGGATCCAGCTTTAGCTGAAAAACTATATTTCTTGCAAAATTCTTTTGGTGCGGTTCTGGGTGTCCAGGATGCATGGCTTGTACTAAGAGGCTTAAAAACACTACATGTTCGTTTAGAACACTCCGTTAAGGCAGCTGAAAGATTAGCCAACTTTTTCGCAGGACACCCACTTGTGAATAAGGTATACTATCCTGGCCTGAAGGAACACCCGCAATATGACATCCATCATTCACAAGCAGCTTCAGCAGGTGCTGTTCTATCCTTTGAGTTAAGGGATGAGGATGTGTTTAGAACCTTTGTTGAAAATGTAGAGATTCCAGTCTTTGCAGTAAGTCTTGGCGCCGTAGAATCGATTCTTTCCTACCCTGCCAAAATGTCACACGCCGCCATGCCTGCAGAGGAACGAGCGCAACGTGGAATAACCAACAGTCTCTTACGTCTTTCCGTCGGGCTCGAAAATCCAGAAGATTTAATAAAGGATTTTTCAAA